A single Oryza brachyantha chromosome 8, ObraRS2, whole genome shotgun sequence DNA region contains:
- the LOC102699890 gene encoding putative B3 domain-containing protein Os08g0157700, translated as MYMDLTLGGAVLQVEATEEEEEEEEQALGQEATPAALVLGRREVVVGGGGGGCGAVEREHMFDKVVTPSDVGKLNRLVVPKQHAERFFPAAAAGTQLCFEDRAGTPWRFRYSYWGSSQSYVMTKGWSRFVRAARLSAGDTVSFSRAGDRYFIDYRHCHRRGRDINFAAAAAAGMPTWPPLFGRVQTAPACSYGPGSATMFLDTVVPVVAGHRVDVGPTGQRSFRLFGVNVECGGNDAAAAAAAAEEADDAAGDDDDDDGDRRGEEMELVMWTNHR; from the coding sequence TGGACTTAACCTTGGGAGGAGCAGTGCTGCAGGTAGAAGCTactgaggaagaagaagaggaggaggagcaagcTCTAGGTCAAGAAGCTACACCGGCGGCGTTGGTGCTAGGTCGGCGCGAGgtggtcgtcggcggcggcggaggtggatgTGGAGCGGTGGAGCGGGAGCACATGTTCGACAAGGTGGTGACCCCGAGCGACGTCGGCAAGCTCAACCGGCTGGTGGTGCCGAAGCAGCACGCCGAGCGCTTCttcccggcggccgccgccgggacgcAGCTGTGCTTCGAGGACCGCGCCGGGACGCCGTGGCGGTTCCGGTACTCCTACTGGGGGAGCAGCCAGAGCTACGTCATGACCAAAGGGTGGAGCCgcttcgtccgcgccgcccgcctctCCGCCGGCGACACCGTCTCCTTCTCCCGCGCCGGCGACCGCTACTTCATCGACTACCgccactgccaccgccgcggccgcgacatcaacttcgccgccgccgccgccgccggcatgcCGACGTGGCCGCCGCTCTTCGGCCGGGTGCAAACGGCGCCGGCCTGCAGCTACGGCCCCGGGAGTGCAACGATGTTCTTGGACACGGTGgtgccggtcgtcgccggccaccgcgtcGACGTGGGACCCACGGGACAGAGGAGCTTCAGGCTCTTCGGGGTGAATGTCGAGTGCGGAGgcaacgacgcggcggcggcggcggcggcggcggaagaagCTGATgatgccgccggcgacgacgacgacgacgacggtgatcGCCGGGGTGAAGAAATGGAGCTTGTCATGTGGACGAACCATAGGTAG
- the LOC102700454 gene encoding uncharacterized protein LOC102700454 isoform X1, translating into MTVMELKKLPLGFRFHPTDEELVRHYLKGKITGQIRAEAEVIPEIDVCKCEPWDLPDKSLIRSDDPEWFFFAPKDRKYPNGSRSNRATEAGYWKATGKDRVIRSKGDKKKQQVIGMKKTLVFHRGRAPKGERTGWIMHEYRTTEPEFESGEQGGYVLYRLFRKQEEKIERPSPDEMDRSGYSPTPSRSTPDNIEPNEEGNTPLNKESPESPIDLPALAETPAAPITRWLADRTDNVMRNEANISHMPLHGLDEEIKASPSVGALVHPNCSQQSIHHNDELTTVSAPPMPQPEDFCNFPLGSLGNFDGNMTPQDTLDEFLNRTLADPDEHSSTTSKAQYDSDTGILPIDFENPGLMQGELMDDLSGLENLNFWPEDPPPQMSALYEDTPLLPYDTTDQDVLSMDSGAESLQDLFNSMDDSNVRNNVWINEPDLSGTGFPMYWPSQSNDLFAKQGTANRRLKLQESLCPDFECEDEESGIVVTSKYANEATGESTAEKDMPSDGDDAESTGITILRRRNVTAAILPSDEEDTESTGITILRRRQTPTASSGGSFTQEGAAVRRVRLQSDFNAAPCSSVDASSSCIIDESGSECTMEKAEIEENAGTTLAEDDELSGICHEDEKEMPAHDASVAVAEAESVLRLRKTAEGSDKENKQDDGALDSHVRAPPVNKREFPAYIIWLVLSVALVLLISVGVYGWV; encoded by the exons ATGACGGTCATGGAGCTCAAGAAGCTGCCGCTCGGGTTCCGCTTCCACCCCACCGACGAGGAGCTCGTCAGGCACTACCTCAAGGGGAAGATCACGGGCCAGATCAGGGCCGAGGCCGAGGTCATCCCGGAGATCGACGTCTGCAAGTGCGAGCCCTGGGATCTCCCTG ATAAGTCTCTGATTCGATCGGATGATCCGGAGTGGTTCTTCTTCGCGCCCAAGGACCGCAAGTATCCCAATGGGAGCAGGTCGAACAGGGCGACGGAGGCCGGGTACTGGAAGGCCACCGGGAAGGACAGGGTGATCAGGTCCAAGGGCGATAAGAAGAAGCAGCAAGTGATTGGCATGAAGAAGACGCTTGTGTTCCACCGCGGACGCGCCCCCAAGGGCGAGCGGACTGGGTGGATCATGCACGAGTACCGCACCACCGAGCCGGAGTTCGAGTCCGGCGAGCAG GGAGGTTATGTTCTTTACCGCTTGTTCCGGAAGCAAGAGGAGAAAATCGAGCGACCCAGCCCGGATGAAATGGATAGAAGTGGCTACTCACCCACTCCTTCTCGTTCCACTCCCGATAATATTGAACCAAATGAAGAAGGAAATACACCATTAAACAAGGAATCTCCAGAAAGCCCAATCGATTTGCCTGCTCTAGCTGAGACTCCAGCTGCACCGATTACAAGGTGGCTTGCAGACAGAACTGATAACGTGATGAGAAATGAAGCAAACATTTCTCACATGCCTCTCCATGGTCTTGATGAGGAAATTAAG GCTAGCCCTTCAGTTGGTGCTTTGGTTCATCCAAATTGTTCACAACAGAGCATCCACCATAACGATGAATTAACCACAGTTTCTGCACCACCCATGCCACAACCTGAAGACTTTTGCAATTTCCCTCTAGGATCCCTTGGCAATTTTGATGGCAATATGACACCTCAAGATACGCTGGACGAGTTTTTGAATCGAACCCTTGCTGATCCAGATGAGCattcatcaacaacatcaaagGCTCAGTATGATTCAGACACTGGAATTTTACCAATTGACTTTGAGAACCCTGGGTTGATGCAG GGCGAGTTAATGGATGATCTGAGCGGGttggaaaatttaaatttctggCCAGAAGACCCACCTCCTCAGATGAGTGCACTGTATGAGGACACACCATTGCTTCCTTATGATACCACCGATCAGGATGTGCTCTCCATGGACTCAGGTGCTGAATCCTTGCAAGATCTATTCAACAGCATGGATGATTCAAATGTGAGGAACAATGTTTGGATCAACGAACCTGACCTCTCAGGGACTGGATTTCCCATGTATTGGCCATCACAGTCAAATGACTTATTTGCAAAACAAGGCACTGCAAATAGGAGGTTAAAGCTACAGGAATCATTATGCCCTGATTTTGAGTGTGAAGATGAAGAATCTGGTATTGTTGTAACTTCGAAGTATGCGAATGAAGCTACAGGGGAGTCAACTGCAGAAAAGGATATGCCTTCCGATGGAGATGATGCTGAGTCAACAGGTATTACTATCTTAAGGCGACGTAATGTTACAGCTGCAATCTTGCCTTCTGATGAAGAGGATACCGAGTCAACTGGTATCACTATCCTAAGACGACGCCAAACTCCAACTGCAAGCTCAGGTGGTTCATTTACTCAAGAGGGTGCTGCAGTGCGAAGGGTGCGGCTACAATCTGACTTTAATGCAGCACCGTGTTCTAGCGTTGATGCTTCATCAAGTTGCATCATAGATGAAAGTGGAAGTGAATGCACCATGGAGAAAGCTGAG ATTGAAGAGAATGCAGGGACTACCTTGGctgaagatgatgaactttCCGGGATTTGCCATGAGGATGAGAAGGAAATGCCTGCGCATG ATGCTTCAGTGGCTGTTGCAGAGGCTGAATCTGTTCTGAGGCTGCGGAAGACAGCAGAGGGAAGCGACAAGGAGAACAAGCAAGATGATGGTGCTCTTGATTCACATGTGAGAGCACCACCAGTGAACAAGAGGGAGTTCCCAGCTTACATCATTTGGCTGGTTCTCTCTGTGGCTCTGGTCCTGCTTATCTCTGTTGGGGTTTATGGATGGGTATAA
- the LOC102700454 gene encoding uncharacterized protein LOC102700454 isoform X2: MTVMELKKLPLGFRFHPTDEELVRHYLKGKITGQIRAEAEVIPEIDVCKCEPWDLPDKSLIRSDDPEWFFFAPKDRKYPNGSRSNRATEAGYWKATGKDRVIRSKGDKKKQQVIGMKKTLVFHRGRAPKGERTGWIMHEYRTTEPEFESGEQGGYVLYRLFRKQEEKIERPSPDEMDRSGYSPTPSRSTPDNIEPNEEGNTPLNKESPESPIDLPALAETPAAPITRWLADRTDNVMRNEANISHMPLHGLDEEIKASPSVGALVHPNCSQQSIHHNDELTTVSAPPMPQPEDFCNFPLGSLGNFDGNMTPQDTLDEFLNRTLADPDEHSSTTSKAQYDSDTGILPIDFENPGLMQGELMDDLSGLENLNFWPEDPPPQMSALYEDTPLLPYDTTDQDVLSMDSGAESLQDLFNSMDDSNVRNNVWINEPDLSGTGFPMYWPSQSNDLFAKQGTANRRLKLQESLCPDFECEDEESGIVVTSKYANEATGESTAEKDMPSDGDDAESTGITILRRRNVTAAILPSDEEDTESTGITILRRRQTPTASSGGSFTQEGAAVRRVRLQSDFNAAPCSSVDASSSCIIDESGSECTMEKAEIEENAGTTLAEDDELSGICHEDEKEMPAHVAVAEAESVLRLRKTAEGSDKENKQDDGALDSHVRAPPVNKREFPAYIIWLVLSVALVLLISVGVYGWV, from the exons ATGACGGTCATGGAGCTCAAGAAGCTGCCGCTCGGGTTCCGCTTCCACCCCACCGACGAGGAGCTCGTCAGGCACTACCTCAAGGGGAAGATCACGGGCCAGATCAGGGCCGAGGCCGAGGTCATCCCGGAGATCGACGTCTGCAAGTGCGAGCCCTGGGATCTCCCTG ATAAGTCTCTGATTCGATCGGATGATCCGGAGTGGTTCTTCTTCGCGCCCAAGGACCGCAAGTATCCCAATGGGAGCAGGTCGAACAGGGCGACGGAGGCCGGGTACTGGAAGGCCACCGGGAAGGACAGGGTGATCAGGTCCAAGGGCGATAAGAAGAAGCAGCAAGTGATTGGCATGAAGAAGACGCTTGTGTTCCACCGCGGACGCGCCCCCAAGGGCGAGCGGACTGGGTGGATCATGCACGAGTACCGCACCACCGAGCCGGAGTTCGAGTCCGGCGAGCAG GGAGGTTATGTTCTTTACCGCTTGTTCCGGAAGCAAGAGGAGAAAATCGAGCGACCCAGCCCGGATGAAATGGATAGAAGTGGCTACTCACCCACTCCTTCTCGTTCCACTCCCGATAATATTGAACCAAATGAAGAAGGAAATACACCATTAAACAAGGAATCTCCAGAAAGCCCAATCGATTTGCCTGCTCTAGCTGAGACTCCAGCTGCACCGATTACAAGGTGGCTTGCAGACAGAACTGATAACGTGATGAGAAATGAAGCAAACATTTCTCACATGCCTCTCCATGGTCTTGATGAGGAAATTAAG GCTAGCCCTTCAGTTGGTGCTTTGGTTCATCCAAATTGTTCACAACAGAGCATCCACCATAACGATGAATTAACCACAGTTTCTGCACCACCCATGCCACAACCTGAAGACTTTTGCAATTTCCCTCTAGGATCCCTTGGCAATTTTGATGGCAATATGACACCTCAAGATACGCTGGACGAGTTTTTGAATCGAACCCTTGCTGATCCAGATGAGCattcatcaacaacatcaaagGCTCAGTATGATTCAGACACTGGAATTTTACCAATTGACTTTGAGAACCCTGGGTTGATGCAG GGCGAGTTAATGGATGATCTGAGCGGGttggaaaatttaaatttctggCCAGAAGACCCACCTCCTCAGATGAGTGCACTGTATGAGGACACACCATTGCTTCCTTATGATACCACCGATCAGGATGTGCTCTCCATGGACTCAGGTGCTGAATCCTTGCAAGATCTATTCAACAGCATGGATGATTCAAATGTGAGGAACAATGTTTGGATCAACGAACCTGACCTCTCAGGGACTGGATTTCCCATGTATTGGCCATCACAGTCAAATGACTTATTTGCAAAACAAGGCACTGCAAATAGGAGGTTAAAGCTACAGGAATCATTATGCCCTGATTTTGAGTGTGAAGATGAAGAATCTGGTATTGTTGTAACTTCGAAGTATGCGAATGAAGCTACAGGGGAGTCAACTGCAGAAAAGGATATGCCTTCCGATGGAGATGATGCTGAGTCAACAGGTATTACTATCTTAAGGCGACGTAATGTTACAGCTGCAATCTTGCCTTCTGATGAAGAGGATACCGAGTCAACTGGTATCACTATCCTAAGACGACGCCAAACTCCAACTGCAAGCTCAGGTGGTTCATTTACTCAAGAGGGTGCTGCAGTGCGAAGGGTGCGGCTACAATCTGACTTTAATGCAGCACCGTGTTCTAGCGTTGATGCTTCATCAAGTTGCATCATAGATGAAAGTGGAAGTGAATGCACCATGGAGAAAGCTGAG ATTGAAGAGAATGCAGGGACTACCTTGGctgaagatgatgaactttCCGGGATTTGCCATGAGGATGAGAAGGAAATGCCTGCGCATG TGGCTGTTGCAGAGGCTGAATCTGTTCTGAGGCTGCGGAAGACAGCAGAGGGAAGCGACAAGGAGAACAAGCAAGATGATGGTGCTCTTGATTCACATGTGAGAGCACCACCAGTGAACAAGAGGGAGTTCCCAGCTTACATCATTTGGCTGGTTCTCTCTGTGGCTCTGGTCCTGCTTATCTCTGTTGGGGTTTATGGATGGGTATAA
- the LOC102700172 gene encoding uncharacterized protein LOC102700172, which translates to MSMDGSIAMHREDKVPGDTRPVSSATACFRVNPLYSGMGSNGRKCSTVKIESPPNKMSETNKIGCGLISQSCITKNVTESKEDIMKNASFSQTLEVGSSGISQDAMTCSKEASPVFHMRPLHMSTGGADPCDSAVDGLKAEPSECSVDSPCWRGTSLSHLASVFDVLQTSNPQLINQESGAFGAGQKKSTSAVQHSEVLIASQNLDTIENKQNQSQSHVELSVSMKSGDIGTSQTKNSHKELESAKQCAAKCTTEQKHSLEVRDNSVKRSGLNFAAPDFVPASVGKLSNIKESASPTGRKMSGILKTMENLSEALRDSCSLDKIGLDEHEHTLLQSIIENLQTCLDQTIKGPIRDGASNKPGLRAPHSQSTILKSDAGNYKGSCTASGGKGITVNKPMGPSHVPNNFGNNSLTWSQPSCNNIPRMTSCEEHSQILVYKNLWIDAERANCKLKYLLKNNLMKIGPESSMAHVGGPRNPSIQACDFESAGPSSSYGGAISYSPTLSFRKDDPTEETSKAMSTGFLYTSDRIRLGDNNVPSCSESINSHPIRPKNFQADI; encoded by the exons ATGTCGATGGATGGTAGCATTGCGATGCATAGAGAAGATAAAGTTCCAGGGGATACTCGCCCAGTGTCGTCCGCAACAGCGTGTTTTCGAGTGAATCCTTTGTACTCTGGGATGGGAAGTAATGGAAGAAAATGTTCAACAGTGAAGATAGAAAGCCCACCAAATAAAATGTCTGAAACCAATAAGATCGGTTGTGGTTTAATCAGCCAGTCATGTATAACAAAAAATGTTACTGAATCCAAGGAAGATATTATGAAAAATGCCTCCTTTTCTCAAACTTTAGAAGTTGGTAGTAGTGGCATCTCACAGGATGCCATGACCTGCTCCAAAGAGGCAAGCCCTGTCTTCCATATGAGGCCTCTCCATATGTCAACTGGTGGCGCTGATCCATGCGATTCTGCGGTTGATGGTCTGAAAGCAGAGCCATCGGAATGCTCCGTGGATTCACCATGTTGGAGAGGAACTTCACTTTCTCATCTGGCTTCAGTGTTTGATGTTCTTCAAACATCAAACCCCCAGTTAATAAATCAAGAATCAGGAGCTTTTGGTGCGGGACAGAAGAAGAGCACTAGTGCTGTTCAGCATTCTGAGGTTCTGATCGCATCTCAAAATTTGGATACTATTGAAAATAAGCAAAACCAATCCCAATCCCATGTTGAATTGTCTGTATCTATGAAGTCTGGAGACATTGGTACAAGCCAGACAAAAAATTCCCACAAGGAGCTTGAGAGTGCAAAACAGTGTGCAGCAAAATGCACCACAGAGCAGAAGCACAGTTTGGAAGTGAGGGATAATAGCGTGAAGCGATCTGGTCTAAACTTTGCTGCTCCTGATTTTGTCCCCGCATCAGTTGGGAAATTGAGCAATATCAAAG AGTCCGCTTCCCCAACAGGAAGGAAGATGTCTGGAATTCTCAAGACGATGGAGAATTTGTCGGAAGCGCTTCGGGATAGCTGTTCTTTGGATAAAATTGGGCTAGATGAGCATGAGCACACCCTCCTCCAATCAATAATTGAGAATCTTCAGACTTGTCTTGATCAGACAATAAAG GGTCCCATTAGGGATGGTGCCTCTAACAAGCCAGGACTACGGGCTCCTCATTCTCAGTCTACCATTTTAAAATCTGATGCAGGGAACTACAAAGGTAGTTGCACAGCAAGTGGTGGAAAGGGCATAACTGTAAATAAACCCATGGGTCCAAGTCATGTGCCGAACAATTTTGGAAACAACAGCTTGACATGGTCCCAG CCCTCATGCAACAATATTCCAAGGATGACATCTTGTGAAGAACATTCACAGATTCTCGTCTACAAGAATCTGTGGATTGACGCCGAGCGTGCAAATTGCAAGTTGAAGTATCTACTGAAAAACAACCTAATGAAGATTGGCCCAGAATCCAGTATGGCTCATGTCGGCGGCCCAAGAAATCCATCTATCCAGGCATGTGATTTTGAGAGTGCAGGTCCAAGTAGTTCTTACGGAGGTGCCATATCTTACTCACCAACTCTCAGTTTTCGGAAGGACGATCCTACTGAAGAGACATCAAAAGCGATGAGCACTGGCTTCCTTTACACCAGTGACCGCATCCGGTTAGGAGACAACAATGTGCCCAGCTGTTCTGAAAGCATCAACAGCCATCCTATTCGACCAAAGAATTTTCAGGCAGACATTTGA